A single Gemmatimonadota bacterium DNA region contains:
- a CDS encoding protein-L-isoaspartate(D-aspartate) O-methyltransferase, with protein sequence MQILNNSISAHALLLLLMGLAVISTSHAQDLMERLRERMVRTQIENRGIKAPAVLEAMRKVERHQFVPESYASRAYGDHPLPIGEGQTISQPYIVALMTEVLNLKESDKVLEIGTGSGYQAAILGELCDSIYTIEIVEVLGKRAANLLNTLGYENIEVKVGDGYKGWPEHAPFDAIIVTCSPTQVPQPLQDQLAEGGRMVIPVGKRDAQELVLLTKQEGKLQQNHIIPVRFVPMVDSTGATY encoded by the coding sequence ATGCAAATACTGAATAACAGCATTTCAGCACATGCTTTACTGCTCTTATTGATGGGTCTGGCGGTGATCTCTACATCGCATGCACAAGACCTCATGGAGCGATTGCGAGAACGTATGGTAAGGACACAAATTGAAAACCGAGGAATTAAAGCCCCCGCTGTCCTGGAAGCGATGCGAAAAGTGGAACGCCACCAGTTTGTACCCGAGTCTTATGCTTCACGAGCGTACGGCGATCATCCATTACCCATCGGCGAGGGACAGACCATTTCTCAACCGTATATTGTCGCGCTGATGACCGAAGTGCTGAATTTGAAGGAATCGGATAAAGTGCTGGAAATCGGAACGGGATCGGGGTATCAGGCGGCGATTCTGGGCGAGTTGTGTGACAGCATCTACACCATAGAAATTGTGGAAGTGCTGGGCAAGCGCGCCGCAAACTTGCTCAACACATTGGGATATGAGAATATCGAAGTGAAAGTTGGCGATGGGTACAAAGGATGGCCAGAACACGCGCCTTTTGATGCAATTATCGTGACGTGTTCACCAACGCAGGTACCCCAACCCCTTCAAGATCAACTCGCCGAAGGTGGGCGCATGGTAATTCCGGTTGGAAAACGCGACGCACAAGAACTCGTGCTATTGACCAAGCAGGAAGGCAAATTGCAACAAAATCACATTATACCTGTCAGATTCGTGCCAATGGTAGATTCCACTGGAGCGACGTATTAA